In Halarcobacter mediterraneus, the following proteins share a genomic window:
- a CDS encoding IS110 family transposase: MINCIGLDISKKLIAVHIPINKTNIEIENNLKGIKGLYSKLNKLYKKSINNLVYIFEPTGNYSFALTKFCNEKKIKCFMINPKQFLNFSKALGQRNKTNLIDA, translated from the coding sequence ATGATTAATTGTATCGGTTTAGATATTAGTAAAAAATTAATTGCTGTACATATCCCCATCAATAAAACTAATATTGAGATTGAAAATAATTTAAAAGGGATAAAAGGTTTATACTCAAAGCTAAATAAACTTTATAAAAAAAGTATCAATAATTTAGTTTATATCTTTGAGCCTACAGGTAACTACTCTTTTGCTCTAACAAAATTTTGCAATGAAAAAAAAATCAAATGTTTTATGATAAACCCTAAACAATTTTTAAACTTTTCAAAGGCTTTAGGACAAAGAAATAAAACAAATTTAATAGATGCATAG
- a CDS encoding alpha/beta fold hydrolase yields the protein MQTVIFSLIIGIFIFSGCGSDNTTPQISKTYYTTECSNFDINRTDLECGVLEVPNDYFNPTSTFTLPIVIKRAKKEAIKSPVIYEVGGPTEKGALISLSLIDWLSSNFSTFDDRDLIFYNRRGEQYSSSHLSCSSVDESEFKENLKELLGENNTISSINQEQFETSIKSSYTDALIGCKNFLQSKGLFKKDFTTRNSAHDIESLRKSLGYEKINLLGVSYGSRLSLEYLELYPENLESVVLDGVLPENSDFMQHSVTQYKEAIERFFKVCERDSKCNGAYPNLKDEFLFVMNHLHNKPFFYTFNGDKYNIDGRSLAVKVYENLYSRSNYSSIPYMIHRLYNEILYDNYTFLESLATTYTEEGDEDLIYNFIHYQDYPINLNTLLAKKDTLGEFTNSYSIYNIMTHKELYEVYGGGKFVQYPYKNNVPVLIITGTLDPVTPYFYAENIDARLQNSTNIVLKNYGHGNFTSNCGKLALERFWESKNEFTPPDCINDENPIDFFVAEE from the coding sequence ATGCAAACTGTTATTTTCTCTCTTATTATAGGTATTTTTATCTTTTCAGGCTGTGGTAGTGATAACACTACCCCACAGATTTCTAAAACTTATTATACAACAGAGTGTAGTAATTTTGATATTAATAGAACTGACCTTGAGTGTGGAGTGTTAGAAGTACCAAACGACTACTTTAATCCAACATCAACGTTTACCCTTCCAATTGTTATTAAAAGAGCAAAAAAAGAAGCTATAAAATCACCAGTTATTTATGAAGTAGGAGGTCCTACTGAAAAAGGAGCTTTAATAAGTCTATCTTTGATAGATTGGTTATCATCTAACTTCTCTACTTTTGATGATAGAGACCTTATCTTTTATAATCGTAGAGGGGAGCAATACTCCTCTTCTCATCTTTCTTGTTCTAGTGTAGATGAGAGTGAATTCAAAGAAAACCTAAAAGAGCTTCTTGGTGAAAACAACACAATAAGTTCTATAAACCAAGAGCAGTTTGAAACTTCAATTAAAAGCTCTTATACAGATGCATTAATTGGGTGTAAAAATTTTCTACAAAGTAAAGGTCTTTTTAAAAAAGATTTTACAACAAGAAATAGTGCACATGATATTGAATCTTTAAGAAAAAGTTTAGGATATGAAAAAATAAATCTACTAGGTGTATCTTATGGAAGTAGGCTCTCTTTAGAGTATTTAGAACTTTACCCTGAAAATTTAGAAAGTGTTGTGTTAGATGGTGTTTTACCAGAAAATAGTGATTTTATGCAACACTCAGTAACTCAATATAAAGAAGCTATCGAACGTTTTTTTAAGGTGTGTGAAAGGGATAGTAAATGTAATGGAGCGTATCCAAATTTGAAAGATGAGTTTCTCTTTGTAATGAACCATTTACATAATAAACCATTTTTTTATACATTTAATGGAGATAAATACAATATTGATGGGAGAAGTCTAGCCGTAAAAGTTTACGAAAATCTTTATTCGAGAAGCAATTATAGCTCTATTCCTTATATGATACATAGGCTATATAATGAAATTCTATATGATAACTACACCTTTTTAGAGTCTCTTGCCACAACTTACACGGAAGAAGGGGATGAAGATCTTATATATAACTTTATTCACTACCAAGACTATCCTATTAATCTCAATACTCTTTTAGCTAAAAAAGATACTTTAGGAGAGTTTACAAACTCTTACAGCATTTATAACATTATGACACATAAGGAGCTTTATGAGGTATATGGAGGTGGAAAATTTGTACAGTATCCTTATAAAAATAACGTTCCAGTACTTATAATAACAGGTACACTAGATCCCGTAACTCCATACTTTTATGCAGAAAATATTGATGCAAGACTTCAAAACTCAACAAACATTGTTCTAAAAAACTATGGTCATGGAAACTTCACTTCAAACTGTGGGAAATTGGCATTGGAAAGATTTTGGGAAAGTAAAAATGAATTTACTCCACCTGACTGTATAAATGATGAAAATCCTATTGATTTTTTTGTTGCAGAAGAATGA
- the rpsD gene encoding 30S ribosomal protein S4, producing the protein MARYRGPREKIERRLDADLGLKGERRLNGKSALEKRPYAPGQHGQRRTKISEYGLQLREKQKAKYLYGVSEKQFRKYFKEAARRDGNTGANLISLIEQRLDNVVYRMGFVTTRANARQFTTHGHILVDGKKVDIPSYVVKPGQKIEIKEKSKSNPQVVRALELTNQTGMVEWVDVDKDKVFGIFTRIPTREEVVIPVEERLIVELYSK; encoded by the coding sequence ATGGCTAGATATAGAGGACCAAGAGAAAAGATTGAAAGAAGGTTAGATGCTGACCTTGGATTAAAAGGTGAAAGAAGACTTAACGGTAAATCTGCTTTAGAAAAAAGACCATATGCTCCAGGACAACATGGACAAAGAAGAACAAAAATCTCTGAATATGGTTTACAATTAAGAGAAAAACAAAAAGCAAAATACCTTTATGGTGTATCTGAAAAACAATTTAGAAAATACTTTAAAGAAGCTGCAAGAAGAGATGGAAATACAGGGGCAAACCTTATTTCATTAATCGAGCAAAGATTAGACAATGTTGTTTATAGAATGGGATTTGTTACAACTAGAGCAAATGCAAGACAATTTACAACTCATGGGCATATCTTAGTTGATGGTAAAAAAGTTGATATTCCATCATACGTAGTAAAACCAGGTCAAAAAATTGAAATTAAAGAAAAATCTAAATCTAATCCACAAGTTGTAAGAGCTTTAGAATTAACTAACCAAACTGGTATGGTTGAATGGGTTGATGTAGATAAAGATAAAGTATTCGGAATTTTTACAAGAATCCCAACTAGAGAAGAAGTTGTTATTCCTGTTGAAGAAAGATTAATCGTAGAGTTATATTCTAAATAA
- the rplQ gene encoding 50S ribosomal protein L17 gives MRHKHGYRRLNRTSSHRKALLKNLAIAIIEREKIETTVPKAKELRRYIERLVTTARNADFNTHRAVFALLQDKEATKKLINEIAPKYEGRNGGYTSIVKTRIRRGDATQMAFISFV, from the coding sequence ATGAGACATAAGCACGGATATAGAAGATTAAACAGAACATCTTCTCATAGAAAAGCATTACTAAAAAACTTAGCAATTGCTATCATTGAAAGAGAGAAGATTGAAACAACTGTACCAAAAGCAAAAGAGTTAAGAAGATATATTGAAAGATTAGTTACTACTGCAAGAAATGCAGACTTTAATACACATAGAGCAGTATTTGCTTTATTACAAGATAAAGAAGCTACTAAAAAACTTATCAATGAAATTGCACCAAAATACGAAGGTAGAAATGGTGGATATACTTCTATTGTTAAAACAAGAATTAGAAGAGGTGATGCTACACAAATGGCATTTATTTCTTTTGTATAA
- a CDS encoding GNAT family N-acetyltransferase has translation MNIQKVTKENYQELINVWEASVRATHKFLSEGKIAELKLLILEQYFDAVDLRCFKDSNDKILAFIGVADSKIEMLFVDPDYIGQKIGRKLTKYAIENLGASKVDVNEQNPNAIGFYQRMGFVQSGRSVLDGEGNPFPLIHMKLKKI, from the coding sequence ATGAATATTCAAAAAGTTACAAAAGAAAATTATCAGGAATTAATCAATGTCTGGGAAGCTTCTGTTAGAGCAACACATAAATTTTTATCAGAGGGAAAAATTGCAGAGTTAAAACTTCTGATTTTGGAACAGTATTTTGATGCTGTTGATTTGCGTTGTTTTAAAGATAGTAACGATAAGATATTGGCATTTATTGGTGTTGCTGATTCGAAAATTGAAATGTTATTTGTAGATCCAGATTATATCGGTCAAAAAATCGGTCGAAAGTTAACTAAATACGCCATTGAGAATCTTGGCGCATCAAAAGTTGACGTAAACGAACAAAATCCCAATGCAATTGGGTTTTATCAGCGAATGGGATTTGTTCAATCAGGTCGCTCTGTACTTGATGGAGAAGGTAACCCATTTCCTTTAATACACATGAAATTAAAGAAAATATAA
- the gatA gene encoding Asp-tRNA(Asn)/Glu-tRNA(Gln) amidotransferase subunit GatA: MITLKEALKLNSDEVKKLKEELTSKIKESNIGAYVEQLTNTDITDSNNGIPIAIKDNINVKNWEITCSSNILKGYNSPYNATVINKLEEAGLCAFGRTNMDEFAMGSSTESSCYGKTLNPIDNTKVPGGSSGGSAAAVAGGIAIAALGTDTGGSIRQPAAYCGVVGMKPTYGRVSRYGITAYSSSLDQCGPITQNVEDAAILYDIISGNDPMDSTSANVEYEAVAPKLDGDRKLTIAVIDSFVEEASSAIQEGYKKAIKAFEDAGHTIVHKNMLDTSKILSSYYIVATAEASANLSRFDGVRYGNRKGEGGLKDMYTQTKTQGFGEEVQKRIMLGSFVLSSGYYDAYYIKAQKVRHLIKDEYEAIFKDADLILSPVAPTTAPEFGSFKTSLEMYLSDIYTISVNLAGLPAISLPISKDETGMPVGLQLIGKAYDEQTVFDGALALEKAVNYKK; encoded by the coding sequence TTGATAACTCTAAAAGAAGCACTAAAATTAAATAGTGATGAAGTAAAGAAATTAAAAGAAGAATTAACTTCTAAAATAAAAGAGAGTAACATTGGTGCTTATGTGGAACAGCTGACAAATACTGATATAACAGATTCTAATAATGGTATACCAATTGCTATAAAAGATAATATAAACGTTAAAAATTGGGAAATTACTTGTTCGAGTAATATTCTAAAAGGATATAATTCTCCATACAATGCAACAGTAATTAATAAGCTTGAAGAAGCAGGATTATGTGCTTTTGGTAGAACAAATATGGATGAATTTGCCATGGGAAGTTCTACAGAGTCTTCTTGCTATGGTAAGACTTTAAATCCTATTGATAATACAAAAGTTCCTGGAGGAAGTTCAGGTGGTTCTGCAGCAGCTGTTGCTGGTGGAATTGCTATTGCAGCTTTAGGAACTGATACGGGTGGAAGTATTAGACAACCAGCAGCTTATTGTGGTGTTGTTGGTATGAAACCAACTTATGGAAGAGTTTCAAGATATGGTATTACTGCATATTCTTCATCTTTAGATCAATGTGGTCCTATTACTCAAAATGTAGAAGATGCTGCTATTTTATATGACATTATTTCAGGAAATGACCCAATGGATTCTACTTCTGCTAATGTTGAATATGAAGCAGTTGCTCCTAAACTTGATGGAGATAGAAAATTAACAATTGCAGTTATTGATAGTTTTGTAGAAGAAGCAAGTTCAGCTATCCAAGAAGGATATAAAAAAGCTATAAAAGCTTTTGAAGATGCAGGACATACAATTGTTCACAAAAATATGTTAGATACAAGTAAAATCCTTTCATCTTACTATATTGTTGCGACAGCAGAAGCTAGTGCAAACCTTTCTAGATTTGATGGTGTTAGATATGGAAATAGAAAAGGTGAGGGTGGTTTAAAAGATATGTATACTCAAACTAAAACACAAGGTTTTGGTGAAGAGGTACAAAAAAGAATTATGCTTGGTTCTTTTGTTTTAAGTTCTGGTTATTATGATGCATATTATATTAAAGCTCAAAAAGTTAGACATTTAATTAAAGATGAATATGAAGCAATTTTCAAGGATGCTGACTTAATCCTTTCTCCAGTAGCTCCAACTACTGCTCCTGAGTTTGGAAGCTTTAAAACATCACTTGAAATGTATTTAAGTGATATATATACTATTTCTGTAAACCTTGCAGGATTACCTGCAATCTCATTACCTATTTCAAAAGATGAAACTGGTATGCCAGTTGGATTACAGTTAATTGGAAAAGCTTATGATGAACAAACTGTATTTGATGGTGCTTTAGCGTTAGAAAAAGCTGTAAATTACAAAAAATAG
- the guaB gene encoding IMP dehydrogenase: MRIRKKALTFEDVLLVPAKSEVLPKEVCIKTKLTKNIELNIPFVSAAMDTVTEYQAAIAMARLGGIGIIHKNMDIEAQVLQCKKVKKSESGMIIDPVTITPNQTLQDAEDIMASYKISGVPVVDDNNKLLGILTNRDMRFTKDFSELVVDKMTNMPLITGKEGTTLEEAADVMHQNKIEKLPIIDENGLLKGLITIKDINKKREYPNANKDEFGRLRVGAAIGVGQMDRAKALVEAGVDVLVLDSAHGHSKGILDSVATIKKELNVEIIAGNVATAEGTKALIDAGADAVKVGIGPGSICTTRIVAGVGVPQISAIDECAAEGAKYGVPVIADGGIKYSGDVSKALAVGASSCMMGSALAGTDESPGEVVLFQGRKFKTYRGMGSIGAMTKGSNDRYFQEGTAADKLVPEGIEGRVAYRGAIADIIHQMVGGLRASMGYLGSKDIPTFQEKAEFVEITSAGLKESHVHDVTITNEAPNYHV, from the coding sequence ATGAGAATTAGAAAAAAAGCGTTAACATTTGAGGATGTGTTATTAGTACCAGCAAAATCTGAAGTACTACCAAAAGAAGTATGTATTAAAACAAAACTAACAAAAAATATCGAGTTAAATATTCCTTTTGTATCTGCTGCAATGGATACAGTTACTGAATATCAAGCTGCAATTGCAATGGCAAGACTTGGTGGTATTGGAATTATTCATAAAAATATGGATATAGAAGCTCAAGTATTACAATGTAAAAAAGTTAAAAAAAGTGAATCTGGAATGATTATTGACCCTGTAACAATCACTCCTAATCAAACTTTACAAGATGCAGAAGATATTATGGCATCTTATAAAATCTCAGGTGTACCAGTTGTAGATGATAATAATAAATTATTAGGTATTTTGACAAACAGAGATATGAGATTTACAAAAGATTTTAGTGAATTAGTAGTTGATAAAATGACTAATATGCCTTTAATCACTGGAAAAGAGGGTACTACATTAGAAGAAGCTGCTGATGTAATGCACCAAAATAAGATTGAAAAATTACCAATTATTGATGAAAATGGCTTATTAAAAGGTCTTATTACAATTAAAGATATCAACAAAAAAAGAGAATATCCAAATGCAAACAAAGACGAGTTTGGAAGACTTAGAGTTGGTGCTGCAATTGGTGTAGGACAAATGGACAGAGCAAAAGCGCTTGTTGAAGCAGGTGTTGATGTTCTAGTTCTTGATTCAGCTCATGGACATTCAAAAGGTATTTTAGATTCAGTTGCAACTATTAAAAAAGAATTAAATGTAGAAATTATTGCTGGTAATGTTGCAACTGCTGAAGGAACTAAAGCTTTAATCGATGCAGGTGCAGATGCTGTTAAAGTAGGTATTGGTCCTGGTTCTATTTGTACAACAAGAATTGTTGCAGGTGTAGGTGTTCCTCAAATCTCTGCAATTGATGAATGTGCAGCAGAAGGTGCTAAATATGGTGTTCCAGTTATTGCAGATGGTGGTATTAAGTACTCTGGAGATGTTTCAAAAGCACTTGCAGTTGGAGCTTCATCTTGTATGATGGGTTCCGCTTTAGCTGGTACTGATGAATCTCCAGGAGAAGTAGTATTATTCCAAGGAAGAAAATTCAAAACATATAGAGGAATGGGTTCTATTGGAGCTATGACTAAAGGAAGTAACGATAGATATTTCCAAGAAGGAACAGCCGCTGATAAACTTGTACCAGAGGGAATTGAAGGTAGAGTTGCATATAGAGGTGCAATTGCTGATATTATTCACCAAATGGTTGGAGGACTAAGAGCTTCAATGGGTTATTTAGGTTCTAAAGATATTCCTACATTCCAAGAGAAAGCTGAATTTGTAGAGATTACATCTGCTGGACTTAAAGAGTCTCATGTTCATGATGTTACTATTACGAATGAAGCTCCTAACTACCACGTTTAA
- a CDS encoding tyrosine-type recombinase/integrase produces MKEELKVQVEKVKELHKKDLEDGFGSVFIPYALERKFKNAKYETKWQYVFPMNKISKDPITGEQRRHHILDVTLSRNIKNAVNKCNIDKRVTSHIFRRSYATHLLQNGTDIRSIQELLGHKSIETTMIYTHVVKELNKNEIRSPLDF; encoded by the coding sequence ATAAAGGAAGAGTTAAAAGTTCAAGTTGAAAAAGTAAAAGAACTTCATAAAAAAGACTTAGAAGATGGATTTGGAAGTGTTTTTATACCTTATGCATTGGAGAGAAAATTTAAAAATGCTAAATATGAAACAAAATGGCAGTATGTATTCCCTATGAATAAAATTTCAAAAGACCCCATAACTGGAGAACAAAGACGTCATCATATTTTAGATGTAACTTTAAGTAGAAATATAAAAAATGCAGTTAATAAGTGTAATATAGATAAAAGAGTTACATCACATATTTTTAGGCGTTCATATGCAACTCATTTACTCCAAAATGGTACAGATATAAGAAGTATTCAAGAGCTATTAGGACATAAATCTATTGAAACAACTATGATATATACACACGTGGTAAAAGAGTTAAATAAAAATGAAATAAGAAGTCCATTGGATTTCTAA
- a CDS encoding type II toxin-antitoxin system PemK/MazF family toxin, whose amino-acid sequence MVENYIPKKGDLVILTFDPQAGHEQKGRRPALIISNEAFNKALGLAIACPITNTNRDFPFHVKLESEDLTGFIMTEQIKSIDFNARKVKFVEKVDDNILNQVLGITKSIIF is encoded by the coding sequence ATGGTAGAAAATTATATTCCTAAAAAAGGAGATTTAGTAATACTTACTTTTGATCCACAAGCTGGACATGAACAAAAAGGTCGAAGACCAGCACTAATTATTAGTAATGAAGCTTTTAATAAAGCCTTAGGATTAGCTATAGCTTGTCCTATAACAAATACGAATAGAGACTTCCCTTTTCATGTAAAACTTGAAAGTGAAGACCTAACAGGGTTTATAATGACAGAACAAATTAAATCAATAGATTTCAATGCTAGAAAAGTAAAATTTGTAGAAAAAGTAGATGATAATATATTAAACCAAGTTCTTGGGATTACAAAGAGTATTATATTCTAA
- the rpsM gene encoding 30S ribosomal protein S13, with amino-acid sequence MARIAGVDLPNKKRMEYALTYIYGIGLHNSRLILDATGVSYDKRAHELTEDEAASIRQEIQKNYMVEGDLRKKVAMDIKSLMDLGSYRGLRHRKGLPCRGQKTKTNARTRKGKKKTVGAGS; translated from the coding sequence ATGGCAAGAATTGCAGGTGTTGATTTACCAAATAAAAAAAGAATGGAATATGCTTTAACGTATATCTATGGAATTGGTTTACATAACTCTAGATTAATCTTAGATGCTACTGGAGTTTCTTATGATAAAAGAGCACATGAATTAACAGAAGATGAAGCAGCATCAATTAGACAAGAAATCCAAAAAAACTATATGGTTGAGGGTGATCTTAGAAAGAAAGTTGCAATGGATATTAAATCTTTAATGGATTTGGGTTCATATAGAGGTTTAAGACACAGAAAAGGTTTACCTTGTAGAGGGCAAAAGACTAAAACTAATGCTAGAACAAGAAAAGGTAAAAAGAAAACTGTTGGTGCAGGATCATAA
- a CDS encoding AbrB/MazE/SpoVT family DNA-binding domain-containing protein — MTAKISRWGNSQGLRVPKDVMESLQLHIGDNVNITIIDGKAIIEPIRQDIPEFNLNELVSKIPQDYKANEEFDTTIGKEEW, encoded by the coding sequence ATGACTGCTAAAATATCAAGATGGGGAAATTCACAAGGACTTAGAGTTCCTAAAGATGTCATGGAAAGTTTACAATTACATATTGGAGATAATGTAAATATTACAATAATAGATGGCAAAGCGATTATTGAGCCTATAAGACAAGATATTCCAGAATTTAATTTAAATGAACTAGTATCTAAAATACCGCAAGACTATAAAGCAAATGAAGAGTTTGATACAACAATAGGAAAAGAGGAATGGTAG
- the rpsK gene encoding 30S ribosomal protein S11 — MAKRKVTRKKIVKKNIADGIVHIAATFNNTMVTITDNAGNAIAWSSAGNLGFKGSKKSTPFAAQQAVEDAMTKAMEHGIKNVGIKIQGPGSGRDTAVKSVGAMEGITVKWFKDVTPLPHNGCRPPKRRRV, encoded by the coding sequence ATGGCAAAAAGAAAAGTAACTAGAAAAAAAATAGTAAAAAAGAATATTGCTGACGGTATCGTACATATTGCAGCAACGTTTAATAACACAATGGTAACTATTACAGACAATGCAGGTAACGCAATTGCATGGTCAAGTGCAGGAAACTTAGGTTTTAAAGGTTCTAAAAAATCTACTCCATTTGCAGCACAACAAGCTGTTGAAGATGCAATGACAAAAGCTATGGAACATGGTATCAAAAATGTTGGTATTAAAATCCAAGGACCAGGTTCAGGTAGAGATACAGCAGTTAAATCTGTTGGAGCAATGGAAGGTATTACAGTAAAATGGTTTAAAGATGTTACACCATTACCACATAATGGTTGTAGACCTCCTAAAAGAAGAAGAGTGTAA
- a CDS encoding rhodanese-like domain-containing protein yields MNEMIIYLILGIIIFIIYKKYTQYKVLKLVPSLLEEGGQIIDVRTKAEFTQGNKKGSINIPLDSLKTRINELDNSKPIIICCASGSRSALAKRLLITKGFENVHNVGMWKSLLKF; encoded by the coding sequence ATGAATGAAATGATAATCTATCTAATTCTTGGAATAATAATTTTTATAATTTATAAAAAATATACTCAATACAAGGTATTAAAACTTGTACCATCTCTTTTAGAAGAGGGTGGACAAATTATTGATGTTCGAACAAAAGCTGAGTTTACACAAGGCAATAAAAAAGGAAGTATCAATATTCCATTAGACTCTTTAAAAACAAGAATAAATGAGCTAGACAATAGTAAACCTATAATCATTTGTTGTGCTAGTGGCAGTAGAAGTGCTTTAGCAAAACGACTTCTAATCACAAAAGGCTTTGAGAATGTGCATAATGTTGGAATGTGGAAGTCTCTTTTAAAATTTTAA
- a CDS encoding tyrosine-type recombinase/integrase, with protein MTGVYQLIVKLMYGCGLRMKEVQNIRIKDIDFLKESASTRDMTKFIFGIVNHLKIGLYHFL; from the coding sequence ATGACGGGTGTTTATCAACTTATAGTTAAACTTATGTATGGTTGTGGATTAAGAATGAAAGAAGTACAAAATATAAGAATTAAAGATATTGATTTTCTCAAAGAGAGTGCAAGCACAAGGGATATGACAAAATTTATATTTGGGATAGTAAATCACTTAAAGATAGGACTTTACCACTTCCTTTAA
- the rpmJ gene encoding 50S ribosomal protein L36 → MKVRASVKKMCDKCKIIKRGGVVRVICENKKHKQRQG, encoded by the coding sequence ATGAAAGTTAGAGCTTCAGTAAAGAAAATGTGTGATAAATGTAAAATTATCAAAAGAGGCGGTGTCGTAAGAGTGATCTGCGAAAATAAAAAACATAAACAGAGACAAGGATAA
- a CDS encoding DNA-directed RNA polymerase subunit alpha — translation MKKFADTPFLPTEVEIEAISDNEAKISAYPFESGFAITLAHPLRRLLLSSSVGYAPIAIKIEGASHEFDSLRGMLEDIAIFIINLKNIKFKINGDEEQVVVEYSFDGPKEIKGSDLGNADVEVVSPEAHLATINSDCNLTFSVIIQRGIGYMPSEDIRDIVGTEYIPLDAFFTPVKKVVYNIEKMLVEDNPNFEKAVFTVQTNGQITPITAFKEAVSVMYSQMSVFNKVFDLSEVTVNDAGEEPVELKDLIVKIDDLNLSARSFNSLDRAGLKFLGELVLMSEVEVKNIKNLGKKSFDEISEKLESLGFPIDSTLPENVASALRRKLEQLKA, via the coding sequence ATGAAAAAATTTGCAGACACACCGTTTTTACCAACAGAAGTTGAGATAGAAGCAATTAGCGATAATGAAGCTAAAATATCAGCATATCCATTTGAAAGTGGTTTTGCAATAACTTTAGCACATCCTTTAAGAAGATTACTTTTATCTAGTTCAGTTGGATATGCTCCAATTGCAATTAAAATTGAAGGTGCTTCGCATGAGTTCGACTCATTAAGAGGAATGCTTGAAGATATAGCTATTTTTATAATTAATCTAAAAAACATTAAATTTAAAATTAATGGTGATGAAGAACAAGTTGTAGTTGAATACTCTTTTGATGGACCAAAAGAAATTAAAGGTTCTGACTTAGGAAATGCTGATGTAGAAGTTGTTTCTCCTGAAGCACATCTTGCGACTATTAACTCTGATTGTAATCTAACATTTTCTGTAATTATTCAAAGAGGTATTGGTTATATGCCTTCTGAAGATATTAGAGATATTGTTGGAACAGAATATATTCCATTAGATGCTTTCTTTACTCCTGTAAAAAAAGTTGTATATAATATTGAAAAAATGTTAGTTGAAGATAACCCTAACTTTGAAAAAGCTGTATTTACAGTACAAACAAATGGACAAATTACTCCAATTACTGCATTTAAAGAAGCGGTATCAGTTATGTACTCTCAAATGTCAGTGTTTAACAAAGTTTTTGATTTATCTGAAGTAACTGTAAATGATGCTGGTGAAGAACCAGTAGAATTAAAAGATTTAATTGTAAAAATCGATGACTTAAACTTAAGTGCTAGATCATTTAACTCTTTAGATAGAGCAGGATTAAAATTCTTAGGTGAATTAGTACTTATGAGTGAAGTAGAAGTTAAAAACATTAAAAATTTAGGAAAGAAATCTTTTGATGAAATCTCAGAGAAATTAGAATCTTTAGGTTTCCCAATTGATAGTACACTTCCAGAAAATGTTGCCTCAGCTTTAAGAAGAAAGCTAGAGCAACTTAAAGCATAA
- a CDS encoding HIT family protein — protein sequence MNKRKEKQMIYKNDLIHIKFEENEIPWFIVFTNEKKKEFSHCTQEEKMEILRCLDIIEKLMLEYYNPEKVNIASFGNYVPHVHFHIMARFKEDSFFPESMWGKKQRESNLKLPSNKEFISSLKIKLNS from the coding sequence ATTAATAAAAGAAAAGAGAAACAAATGATATATAAAAATGACTTAATTCATATTAAATTTGAAGAAAATGAAATTCCTTGGTTCATTGTTTTTACCAATGAAAAGAAAAAAGAGTTTTCACATTGTACACAAGAAGAAAAAATGGAAATACTAAGATGTCTTGATATTATTGAAAAACTTATGCTGGAATATTATAATCCAGAAAAAGTAAATATTGCTTCATTTGGTAATTATGTTCCACATGTACATTTTCATATAATGGCAAGATTTAAAGAAGATTCTTTTTTCCCAGAATCAATGTGGGGGAAAAAGCAAAGAGAATCAAATTTAAAGTTACCATCAAATAAAGAGTTTATTTCTAGTTTAAAAATAAAATTAAACTCTTAA